cttcctctgtctctttcccgATGTCTCTCgcgctctctgtctctttctgggTCTTTGTCATGTTGTAGgtgcttctctttgtctttaCTTCGCTCCCTGTCCCTTTGTGGgagtttttctctgtctctttcttggTCTCTGTCCCGGTCTCTTTGTGACCTGTCATGGCTATTAGGCAGACCCAGGGGTGAATGTGGTGAGTTCCTTAGATTGTGCTGCCTGGGGCCTGGCTCCCTGTGCAGGTTGTACAGAGGGGTTCTTGAAGGGCTGTAGAGTGGGTAGCCCTGAGGGCTTGGGTGGCACACTGATTCCAAGGAGTAGTAGATGTGGGCTTCAGCTGGTGAGGCCCCCAGGGGGTCTAATAGTCCCCCTCTACCTGCCCTGGGGTCTGGTCCGAGGGGATGGGGACTGGTGGAGAGTAAATTCGAGCTGGCCTTAAGTATTCCATGCGGATGTCTGTCCTGCAGTGAGGAATGTGGCTCAGGGCCCTCCTGAGCTTGAGAGTCTGACAAAAATGGCCCTCCAGATTGGACATGGGATGTTAGATCCTCCTGCTGTCTCCGTCCACCATTTGTATGGGAGCTATGTGGACTGAAGTCCAATCTGGTTCTGCTGCTGTCATTTACATATTCTCCTGTGAGCAGAGGCCTGGAGGTTGAGGCAGTCCTGCTGCCCGGCCCATCCAGTCCGTTGTGCCTCTTGCCCAGGTACCTGTGTCTGGCTTCAACTAAACTTGGGTCTTGGGGATAGAGAGAGTGGTGGCCATACAAGTATGAcggggaaaagagagaagagctGTAGTCCCGTCGGCCACTGTTAATGTAGGACCACATCTCTCTAGAGTCGGCTGGGAGGGGAGCTTTAaaggaggaagcggaggaggAAGATGGCAAGGAGAGGGGGCCTTCCCCTCTAAGCCACCTGGAGTGGTGGggcagggaggagagaggatcATCTCTCCAAGCAGGAGACCCTGAGCCCCTCCTCTCGCCTACCTGTGCTGGGAAAAggggaagagagacagagggagagtaGCCCAGGTGCCATGGTAGGGGCAGGGGGAGACCTGGTGCTGGAGCAGGCAGGGGTGGAGGAGTATGTAGGAGATGGGGGTTTGGGTTAGTCAGAGCTCGGTCCCTGTCACTGgcctccctgcctccctcccctctccctgtGCTGGTCCTACTCCGAAGTGGCACAGGGGGTTTAAATTCGTCCAGGGGGACGTGGTGTTCTGCCGATCCTTGCCGAGACTCCCTCTTCTTAGGAGGGAGGCACTCTTTGCCACGGTCGGGGCTGGGATTCATGGGTGGGCTCCAGCGGCAGTGGGGGCCCCCTGTGAGTGGGTGTAGGCTAGGTCACATGGGCCTCACGGGAAAACGAGGGGCGCAGACAGAGGGGAAGGCTGCTACACAGCATCACTGTCAGATCACTGTTGAGTCTTCTGTACTGAAGCACCACTCACCTAGAGAGCGGATGAAAGAGGGGAGAAACAGAGATAAGGTCGGGAAAAGGAGGAAGGGGGGCATGGAAAATGGACAGTCTGTCAGGTCCTGGCATCAGTTGTAGTTAAGATTTTCCCGTCAGTCTGGTCAgacatgcaaataaacattCAGCTgcatcagacagacagaaagaaatcaGCCAGTGACTACCTCATTCAAACTATTTTAAACAGGTTTGCACTCTTAGTGTTCGGATAGCTGTCACTAATTAGTCACTACCTATGTGGACTGTGGCGGGACTGAAACTACCCAACTTACTTGTTTCATTCAAACACATTACTCCCACATGTGggctaaaaatacattttacagccAATGAAGTTCAGAGGCAGTgaggcatgtgtgtgtagaacacacacacacacacacacacatacagagcacTCACAGCAGGAGAGTTTTCTTCTCTGACTCTCGGGGGATGATTAGAATATGTAGATATGTTTTTGTGCCACTTTCATGAACCACCCCCACGACACCCGCGGGTGTTCTCTATATTCTATATAAGATTACTACTAGCACCCCCCACCCCTTCtttttcagaaacacacacggacagcaacagacacacaaatactccCTCAGGCGGCTGTACTTACTCCCCCAGTGATAGGCAAAGCTGGTCACCACCCACCCAAAAGCTGACAGAAACACTGTTGATATTACCACCAGTTGTTGTGGATACAGGATATGTGTCTTTGCATATTAATTATTTGTCACAGCAGGGGTGTGTGGAAaagtgtgcgtgtgcatgcatgtatgctGTTTGTCTATGTgcatgtgtaattttttttttctgggagaatgtgtttatttgtttaggtctttgtgtgtgtgtgtgtgtgtgtgtgtgtatgtgtttgtgtttgagtccTCGAATGTGTCAGAGATTTTTACAGCCTTGTTTCATTCAGTGAGAAGTGCGGGGGAGCTCTACTAATTCTTTTCCAAACGTTTTAAATGAGCTCTTTTGAAGTGATGGCTGCCGCGCCGCTAGCCCAGCTATTCCctccaccaccactaccactaccaccaccacaatCGCTGCTCCCGCTGCCGCCACAACACCACAGTGCCATGCTGCCACTCAGCCCCGCACTCACCCGCAAGTCTGTCTCAACAGCCTACCAACTCCCTGCCGTTTCACCATCCGCCACactg
This window of the Thunnus albacares chromosome 5, fThuAlb1.1, whole genome shotgun sequence genome carries:
- the zmp:0000000926 gene encoding ataxin-1-like produces the protein MNPSPDRGKECLPPKKRESRQGSAEHHVPLDEFKPPVPLRSRTSTGRGEGGREASDRDRALTNPNPHLLHTPPPLPAPAPGLPLPLPWHLGYSPSVSLPLFPAQVGERRGSGSPAWRDDPLSSLPHHSRWLRGEGPLSLPSSSSASSFKAPLPADSREMWSYINSGRRDYSSSLFSPSYLYGHHSLYPQDPSLVEARHRYLGKRHNGLDGPGSRTASTSRPLLTGEYVNDSSRTRLDFSPHSSHTNGGRRQQEDLTSHVQSGGPFLSDSQAQEGPEPHSSLQDRHPHGILKASSNLLSTSPHPLGPDPRAGRGGLLDPLGASPAEAHIYYSLESVCHPSPQGYPLYSPSRTPLYNLHREPGPRQHNLRNSPHSPLGLPNSHDRSQRDRDRDQERDREKLPQRDRERSKDKEKHLQHDKDPERDRERERHRERDRGRDLSPSNLRTSPPSLHPSPPALLPHFTKGSLIELASGRLKHVEELRTEDFLRSADTSPEFHLSTCTVLLISPSSAQGFSHLQVHLTDRNTQELLKVLVEYPFFVQDRGWSSCCPQRTTQLYGLPCRQLMEGDVCLALTPTPTPTPTQTHRTHTRTSSRAHRTQLPSRPAGESSSSHREEMPPPPPPPPLPHHPPPAVPAPPRALAAEPPTQEQARPRKRRWSAPDTLPSTRTDDSLLDLPHGSKLMKWQ